In Paenibacillus sp. FSL M7-0420, a single genomic region encodes these proteins:
- a CDS encoding NusG domain II-containing protein, producing the protein MKRGDFLLILIVLLAAGSIYGYKWFSNHNHPYKQGELEAVITVNGKAYKTVQLTKEEQIIDIRTRYGHNTLKVFDYGIQMTYSDAPLTIALDMGFISRPKQQIICIPARLLVEISNPESSLEDDDALDAVI; encoded by the coding sequence ATGAAGCGCGGAGATTTCCTGCTGATTCTCATTGTATTGCTGGCTGCCGGTTCCATCTACGGCTACAAGTGGTTCTCTAACCACAATCATCCGTATAAGCAAGGGGAGCTGGAGGCCGTAATCACCGTGAACGGCAAAGCCTACAAGACTGTACAGCTGACCAAGGAAGAGCAGATTATTGATATCCGCACCAGATATGGTCATAACACGCTGAAGGTATTCGATTATGGTATTCAGATGACCTATTCGGATGCTCCCCTGACCATTGCGCTGGACATGGGATTCATCTCCCGGCCGAAGCAGCAGATTATCTGTATTCCGGCTCGTCTCCTGGTGGAAATCTCGAACCCGGAGTCTTCGCTGGAGGATGACGACGCGCTGGATGCGGTCATCTAG
- a CDS encoding TIGR03943 family putative permease subunit yields the protein MNSSGSIRFHYILRAVILLAFALYIGHLVQLDALHYYVAPKLARWIRLCPVPLSLMALSLGLQAVLGRSSALCDCEHRLPRSFLGSSALYSLFLLPLLLGFLLPDRALGSAAAAKKGLALSYTAVEPGTRASFTPANPYEAEFAELAGQLYRQPVIPVFPEIFSETLGALNLYKSQFEGKEISVSGFLYREPQGSGQSGYAVSRFLVQCCTADATPFGILLEPGTQISLPADTWIEVRGKLHVTSHEGVETLQIAPQSITAVAAPSTPYVYTNADAAAAWTELQP from the coding sequence ATGAATAGCTCTGGAAGCATCCGGTTTCACTATATACTCAGGGCGGTTATTCTGCTCGCCTTCGCCCTCTATATCGGACATCTGGTCCAGCTGGATGCCCTCCATTATTATGTTGCTCCTAAGCTGGCCCGCTGGATCAGATTATGCCCGGTTCCGCTCTCCCTGATGGCGCTCAGCCTCGGGCTCCAAGCTGTGCTTGGCAGAAGCTCTGCCCTGTGCGATTGCGAGCACCGCCTGCCCCGTTCATTCCTGGGCAGCTCCGCGCTGTACAGCCTGTTCCTGCTCCCGTTGTTGCTCGGGTTCCTGCTGCCCGACCGGGCACTCGGCAGTGCCGCAGCGGCCAAGAAGGGCCTTGCCCTGTCTTACACTGCCGTTGAGCCCGGCACCAGGGCTAGCTTCACACCGGCCAACCCTTATGAGGCTGAATTTGCAGAGCTGGCCGGCCAGCTCTACAGGCAGCCCGTCATCCCTGTGTTCCCTGAGATTTTCTCGGAAACGCTGGGCGCCCTTAACCTGTACAAATCGCAATTCGAGGGTAAGGAGATCTCTGTATCAGGCTTCCTGTACCGTGAGCCGCAAGGGTCCGGCCAATCCGGCTACGCAGTCAGCCGCTTCCTGGTCCAGTGCTGTACGGCAGATGCCACTCCTTTTGGCATTCTCCTAGAGCCGGGTACACAAATAAGCCTGCCCGCCGATACCTGGATTGAGGTTCGGGGCAAGCTTCATGTGACGTCCCATGAGGGCGTAGAGACTCTGCAGATCGCTCCGCAGAGCATAACCGCAGTGGCAGCACCGTCCACACCTTATGTGTACACGAACGCCGATGCCGCAGCGGCATGGACAGAGCTGCAGCCTTGA
- a CDS encoding ABC transporter ATP-binding protein, translated as MELIINHLTKTYGSKQALQDISFRVGEGIHGLLGPNGAGKTTLMRLLATLLTPSSGTVEIGGVPLRDKARVRELVGYLPQEFAFYPGMSVYEAMDYLALLSGIAGRSERKRRIDDLLEQVNLTEQRRTKVKALSGGMKRRLGVAQAMVHEPKLLIVDEPTAGLDPEERIRFRRLLGRFAEGRIVLLSTHVVEDVESTCEQMTVLQKGSLRYHGRIGDLTAAAAGRVWIAELDRAQWERDRDRFPVLSAVPEGAGMRVRVLAEEQPYAGAQQAAPSIEDAYLHLMRREESYV; from the coding sequence ATGGAGCTAATCATTAACCATTTAACTAAGACCTATGGGAGCAAGCAGGCACTGCAGGATATCAGCTTCCGGGTGGGTGAAGGGATTCACGGCCTGCTGGGGCCGAACGGGGCAGGCAAAACTACGCTGATGCGTCTGCTCGCCACCCTGCTGACGCCAAGCTCAGGAACGGTAGAGATAGGCGGGGTTCCCTTAAGGGATAAAGCCCGGGTGCGCGAGCTGGTTGGCTATCTGCCGCAGGAGTTCGCCTTCTATCCCGGAATGAGTGTCTATGAGGCCATGGATTATCTTGCGCTGTTATCCGGGATAGCCGGCCGCTCCGAGCGGAAGCGGAGAATAGACGATCTGCTGGAGCAAGTGAACCTTACGGAGCAGCGCCGGACCAAGGTCAAGGCGCTGTCCGGCGGGATGAAGCGGCGGCTGGGCGTAGCCCAGGCCATGGTGCATGAGCCGAAGCTGCTGATTGTCGATGAGCCGACAGCGGGGCTGGACCCCGAGGAGCGAATCAGGTTCCGGCGGCTGCTGGGACGGTTCGCCGAGGGCAGGATTGTCCTGCTGTCGACACATGTCGTTGAAGATGTGGAGTCCACCTGTGAGCAGATGACTGTACTGCAGAAGGGGAGTCTGCGGTATCACGGCAGAATAGGTGATCTTACCGCCGCTGCGGCCGGCCGTGTCTGGATTGCTGAGCTGGACCGGGCGCAGTGGGAGCGGGACCGCGACCGCTTCCCGGTACTGTCTGCCGTGCCGGAAGGCGCAGGCATGCGGGTCCGGGTGCTCGCTGAGGAGCAGCCCTACGCAGGGGCACAGCAAGCCGCGCCATCGATTGAAGATGCGTACCTCCACCTGATGCGCAGGGAGGAATCCTACGTATGA
- a CDS encoding PAS domain S-box protein, with amino-acid sequence MSDTLFKHLYMRSSIGYAAVSITDGTMLMANPALCGMFGYTETELKELRYQDIVFPDEGSTLDHGQIVNYLISSPDMAVDTEKRFVHKNGEMLWVALHLFLIIDEQTGPPSHLVAEMTDITARKMAEKKIEEDHQLFELITEHTPDMISFADPDGTLRYVSPSVETLLGYTASEMIGRNKTDYYHEADALEMTEPGKLYSDSDTFIRRVRHKDGHYLWTQSSFQVVRNREGEVRQILTIAHDITERKKVEDMLAAAQELGQMGSWEWNSVHEQLIVSSQLMAIFELGGNCGNHTVIHYAQLLDCVVPEDLDRLREELRYTLKSGAKGEAIFRVKGSEERKSIYAHWEVILDASGKVQLIRGMVQDVTERERMEEQLRESENRYKSLFEYNPSAISAMDLQGYIQSMNASLEQLTGYSRETLMHSSYCEIIEEDELEHVNMRFLAAAGGMAQTFDTRVIRHDGERVEVGMIYVPMLIDSEVVGVFAITSDITEPKRYLEQIEKLSYEHALILNSVSEGIFGMNLEGETVFINPAASVMLGYNPGELAGNIKLHTIAQTWMDGELYPGGHRTLAELLKTNLSYEQEQEGIFWRQDGSSFLVKYRMTALYDNGEHKGAVVVFRDITEEKAVERAKESAEKADRAKSEFLAIMSHELRTPMNGIIGMADLLSGTELTEEQQYYTQIINKSGAALVHILNEVLDFSKIESGMMTLDLQPVDIRQVVQNVCELFYPRIQEKGLVLRSHIEPDIPAVVITDETRLRQVLVNLVGNAVKFTEEGEVGVSVKLEAAGEPGSLILRFSVTDTGIGIPQGSQNLLFQSFSQLDPSINRKYGGTGLGLAISKKLVELLDGAIGVNSVEGEGSEFYFTIGVMYSVEEPGQAQLAGAAATQEYKGGIFNLDYPEGQYGPLSILVAEDHPVNQQILQTFLKKRGYTSDLAVNGEQAVEAVRSRHYDLVFMDIQMPGMDGIEATRQIREAMGLSPVIIAATAFARKEDEEMCLRAGMQDFIPKPIRGDELDRVLREWSGSIRR; translated from the coding sequence TTGTCCGACACACTATTTAAGCACTTGTACATGCGGTCCTCAATAGGATATGCGGCAGTATCCATTACGGATGGAACTATGCTCATGGCCAACCCTGCGCTTTGCGGGATGTTTGGATACACCGAGACCGAACTCAAGGAGCTGCGTTACCAGGATATCGTCTTTCCGGATGAAGGGTCTACCCTGGATCACGGGCAGATTGTGAACTATTTAATAAGCAGCCCGGATATGGCTGTAGATACCGAAAAGCGGTTCGTACATAAGAATGGCGAGATGCTCTGGGTTGCCCTGCATCTTTTTCTGATCATTGATGAACAGACCGGCCCTCCCTCCCATCTGGTTGCGGAGATGACTGATATTACCGCGCGCAAGATGGCGGAGAAGAAGATAGAGGAGGACCACCAGCTCTTCGAGCTGATTACGGAGCACACCCCGGATATGATTTCATTCGCCGATCCCGATGGAACGCTGCGCTACGTCTCCCCGTCAGTCGAAACGCTGCTCGGTTATACGGCAAGCGAAATGATCGGCCGCAACAAAACGGATTATTACCATGAAGCAGATGCGCTGGAAATGACCGAACCGGGGAAGCTCTACTCCGACAGTGACACCTTTATACGCCGGGTCAGGCATAAGGACGGCCATTATCTTTGGACCCAGAGCTCCTTCCAGGTGGTGCGGAATCGTGAAGGCGAAGTGCGGCAGATCCTGACGATTGCCCATGACATCACCGAGCGGAAGAAGGTTGAAGATATGCTGGCTGCCGCGCAGGAGCTGGGGCAAATGGGCTCCTGGGAGTGGAATTCCGTACATGAGCAGCTGATCGTCTCCAGCCAGCTGATGGCCATCTTTGAATTAGGCGGGAACTGCGGAAATCATACCGTGATTCATTATGCTCAATTGCTTGACTGTGTAGTGCCGGAGGACCTGGACAGATTGCGCGAAGAGCTGCGTTATACGCTGAAGTCCGGGGCTAAGGGCGAGGCGATTTTCAGAGTGAAGGGCAGCGAGGAACGTAAGTCTATCTATGCACACTGGGAGGTGATCCTGGATGCCTCCGGCAAGGTTCAGCTGATCCGCGGGATGGTGCAGGATGTGACCGAGCGCGAGCGGATGGAGGAGCAGCTGCGTGAGAGCGAGAACCGGTACAAGTCGCTTTTCGAATATAACCCGTCTGCCATCAGTGCCATGGATCTGCAGGGGTACATACAGTCAATGAACGCCAGTCTGGAGCAGCTGACAGGATACAGCAGGGAGACCCTGATGCATTCAAGTTACTGCGAGATTATTGAAGAGGATGAGCTGGAGCATGTGAATATGCGGTTTCTGGCGGCAGCCGGAGGCATGGCTCAGACCTTCGACACCCGGGTGATCCGTCACGACGGGGAGAGGGTGGAGGTAGGGATGATTTATGTCCCTATGCTCATTGATTCTGAAGTGGTCGGCGTATTCGCCATTACCAGTGATATTACAGAGCCTAAGCGGTATCTGGAGCAGATTGAGAAGCTTAGCTATGAGCATGCGCTAATCCTGAACTCTGTATCTGAGGGGATATTTGGCATGAATCTGGAGGGGGAGACGGTATTTATCAATCCCGCTGCGTCTGTCATGCTCGGATATAACCCTGGGGAGCTGGCTGGCAATATCAAGCTGCATACGATAGCGCAGACCTGGATGGACGGCGAGCTGTATCCCGGAGGACACCGGACGCTGGCGGAGCTGCTGAAGACCAACCTCTCTTATGAGCAGGAGCAGGAAGGGATCTTCTGGCGTCAGGACGGCTCCAGCTTCCTGGTCAAATACCGGATGACGGCATTATATGATAACGGAGAGCACAAGGGGGCGGTGGTTGTTTTCCGGGATATCACCGAGGAGAAGGCCGTGGAGCGTGCCAAGGAATCTGCGGAGAAGGCTGACCGGGCCAAGTCGGAGTTCCTGGCGATTATGAGCCACGAGCTGCGTACGCCGATGAATGGAATTATCGGGATGGCCGATCTCCTGTCGGGAACAGAGCTTACGGAGGAACAGCAGTATTACACCCAGATTATCAATAAAAGCGGTGCCGCGCTGGTACATATTCTCAACGAGGTGCTGGATTTCAGCAAGATTGAATCCGGCATGATGACGCTGGATCTGCAGCCGGTGGATATCCGGCAGGTCGTTCAGAACGTCTGTGAGCTGTTCTATCCGCGTATCCAGGAGAAAGGGCTGGTTCTGCGCAGCCATATTGAGCCCGATATTCCGGCTGTTGTCATCACCGACGAAACCAGGCTGAGGCAGGTGCTGGTGAATCTCGTCGGCAATGCGGTCAAGTTCACGGAAGAAGGCGAGGTCGGCGTCTCAGTGAAGCTGGAGGCTGCCGGGGAGCCGGGCTCGCTGATTCTGAGGTTCTCGGTAACCGATACCGGTATAGGCATTCCGCAGGGCAGCCAGAACCTGTTATTCCAGTCCTTTTCCCAGCTGGACCCTTCGATCAACCGCAAGTACGGCGGGACGGGACTGGGTCTGGCGATCAGCAAGAAGCTGGTGGAGCTGCTGGATGGCGCGATCGGTGTGAACAGCGTCGAAGGAGAAGGCTCGGAGTTCTACTTCACCATCGGTGTGATGTATTCGGTGGAGGAGCCGGGCCAGGCGCAGCTGGCAGGAGCTGCTGCCACTCAGGAGTATAAGGGCGGAATCTTCAATCTGGATTATCCCGAGGGTCAATACGGGCCGTTGTCTATTCTTGTTGCGGAGGACCATCCGGTGAATCAGCAGATCCTGCAGACTTTTCTCAAAAAGCGCGGCTACACCTCTGACCTGGCAGTGAACGGCGAGCAGGCGGTAGAAGCTGTACGGTCCCGGCATTATGATCTGGTGTTCATGGATATTCAGATGCCGGGCATGGACGGGATTGAAGCCACCCGGCAGATCCGCGAGGCGATGGGGCTGTCTCCGGTGATTATTGCCGCCACTGCCTTTGCCCGCAAGGAAGATGAAGAGATGTGCCTCCGGGCAGGGATGCAGGACTTTATTCCCAAGCCGATCCGTGGAGATGAGCTGGACAGAGTGCTGAGGGAATGGTCCGGCAGCATCCGCAGATAG
- a CDS encoding ABC transporter permease, translating to MMALIGKEMRMTLRSLVFYLFVIASVFFYFTSYATEETWGELSPPVISTPQNMGTAEQPYYGWATPGDARSLAEQMKIHMQWDLNDGAGEKLRLGFPMEVELDAGEKAALTAAISQLDKILKDPGQYTVDEVYQIAEALNSKLGGSSMYQQGLSNYGYATTSVDEAMKAQEAQLAEYNVKVDAGELLPGAARYFSDYLSLPAGIFPVFLSAFLLLRDRSSRMNELIYSRRVSPWVYVGSKFIAQGIMLSVVYLILAVIGGWQTVDTLGLTGQTGQAISVFLSYTAWWLLPTLWISVAFGMFGSMLFRRGIVPIALQIVWWFVSVLPLMGSYGLNRLFIRFNSPNDYNLYQGWAGEIALNRSFYLLLAVLLTAGAAWLWERNRSRLDSAQPLGRKKTKRTPAVPASGALR from the coding sequence ATGATGGCATTGATCGGCAAGGAGATGCGCATGACGCTGCGCAGTCTGGTATTCTATCTGTTTGTAATTGCCAGCGTATTCTTCTATTTCACTTCTTATGCTACGGAGGAGACCTGGGGAGAGCTCAGTCCCCCGGTAATAAGTACGCCGCAGAATATGGGGACTGCGGAACAGCCATATTACGGCTGGGCCACTCCGGGGGATGCCCGCAGCTTGGCTGAACAGATGAAGATTCATATGCAGTGGGATCTGAATGATGGAGCCGGTGAGAAGCTGAGGCTGGGATTCCCGATGGAGGTGGAACTGGATGCCGGAGAGAAGGCCGCCTTAACTGCTGCCATCTCGCAACTGGATAAGATCCTGAAGGACCCCGGCCAATATACTGTGGATGAGGTGTACCAGATCGCTGAGGCATTGAACAGTAAATTGGGCGGAAGCAGTATGTATCAGCAAGGGTTGAGTAACTACGGTTATGCTACAACGTCTGTGGACGAAGCAATGAAGGCACAGGAAGCGCAGCTTGCGGAGTATAATGTGAAGGTAGACGCAGGGGAGCTGCTGCCCGGAGCCGCTCGCTATTTCAGTGATTATCTGTCGTTGCCGGCAGGGATCTTCCCGGTCTTTCTGTCCGCCTTCCTGCTGCTGCGGGACCGCTCCAGCCGGATGAATGAATTGATCTACAGCCGCAGGGTCTCCCCGTGGGTGTATGTCGGGTCAAAGTTTATCGCCCAAGGGATTATGCTCTCTGTGGTCTACCTCATTCTGGCTGTCATCGGGGGCTGGCAGACGGTGGATACGCTTGGGCTTACAGGTCAGACGGGACAGGCTATATCAGTCTTTCTCAGCTATACGGCCTGGTGGCTGCTGCCCACCTTGTGGATCTCGGTCGCCTTCGGGATGTTCGGCTCCATGCTGTTCCGCCGGGGCATTGTGCCGATCGCCCTGCAGATCGTCTGGTGGTTCGTATCCGTATTGCCGCTTATGGGCTCCTATGGGCTGAACCGGCTGTTCATCCGCTTCAATTCACCTAATGATTATAATCTGTACCAAGGCTGGGCAGGTGAGATTGCCCTTAACCGCAGCTTTTACTTGCTGCTGGCCGTTCTTCTGACCGCCGGGGCAGCCTGGCTCTGGGAGCGGAACCGCAGCCGTCTGGATTCGGCACAGCCACTTGGCAGGAAGAAGACGAAGCGGACTCCGGCGGTGCCTGCATCGGGGGCGTTGAGATGA